The following are encoded in a window of Roseivirga misakiensis genomic DNA:
- a CDS encoding M23 family metallopeptidase, which translates to MSKIKYYYDTETCKYERVKIKKSDVVINALGFLSLSMVIAVGMVFVLSTYFASPKETALIRENEELKLYYDLMQEQVASMDDMLDVLQEKDDHVYRTVFEAEPIPQTIREAGSGGALKYRNLLESDLANKDLVVGTLNKIDKVKKKIYIQTKSYDEVMELARNKEDYYAAMPAMQPVSNKELRRLSSGFGRRTDPILKVKKMHYGTDFSAERGTPIYATADGTITKARKDFSGLGHHIKIDHGFGFETLYGHMSRFAVKVGQKVKRGDVIGYVGNTGKSTAPHLHYEVHVKGKAVNPINYFYQDLTAEEYEELLRLSSIENQSLGSYSNR; encoded by the coding sequence ATGTCGAAAATAAAATATTACTACGATACCGAGACTTGCAAGTACGAGCGAGTTAAGATCAAAAAAAGTGACGTAGTTATCAATGCGTTGGGATTTTTATCACTTTCCATGGTAATCGCTGTGGGCATGGTTTTCGTCTTATCTACTTACTTTGCTTCCCCTAAAGAAACAGCGCTAATTCGCGAAAATGAGGAGCTGAAACTGTATTATGATTTAATGCAGGAACAAGTGGCTAGCATGGACGATATGTTAGACGTACTTCAAGAAAAAGACGATCACGTTTACCGAACTGTATTTGAAGCTGAACCTATTCCACAAACAATTCGTGAAGCGGGCTCAGGCGGCGCTCTAAAATATAGAAACCTTCTGGAAAGCGACTTGGCCAACAAAGACCTTGTAGTCGGCACGCTCAATAAGATAGATAAGGTTAAGAAAAAGATTTATATCCAAACGAAGTCATATGACGAGGTGATGGAGTTGGCCAGAAATAAAGAAGATTATTACGCGGCGATGCCTGCCATGCAACCAGTTTCTAACAAAGAATTGAGAAGACTTTCTTCTGGTTTTGGTAGACGTACCGACCCGATTCTGAAGGTTAAGAAGATGCACTATGGTACCGATTTTTCTGCGGAACGTGGTACTCCAATTTATGCCACTGCCGACGGCACCATCACAAAGGCTAGAAAAGACTTTAGTGGTTTAGGTCACCATATTAAGATCGATCATGGCTTTGGCTTTGAAACCCTTTATGGTCACATGAGCCGTTTTGCTGTAAAAGTTGGGCAAAAGGTAAAACGAGGAGACGTTATCGGTTACGTTGGGAACACTGGAAAATCGACTGCCCCTCACCTACATTATGAAGTCCATGTAAAAGGCAAAGCCGTAAATCCTATCAACTATTTCTATCAAGACTTAACGGCCGAGGAATACGAAGAACTATTAAGACTTTCTTCTATCGAGAATCAGTCATTAGGTTCCTATTCAAATCGATAG
- a CDS encoding MerR family transcriptional regulator, which produces MPYKEKPIVKKYFTIGEVAKLLGVATSLIRFWETQFDFIRPKKNAKGNRKFTQDDLKKLKLVYHLVKEKGYTLQGAQEHIKNSKDSVDDKAEIIESLRNVRSFLEEMKKNLP; this is translated from the coding sequence ATGCCGTATAAAGAGAAGCCTATAGTTAAAAAGTATTTCACCATTGGTGAAGTAGCTAAACTATTAGGCGTTGCCACTTCTCTCATACGTTTCTGGGAAACTCAATTTGACTTTATTCGGCCGAAAAAGAATGCCAAGGGCAACAGAAAATTCACCCAAGACGACCTAAAAAAGCTCAAGCTAGTCTATCATTTGGTCAAAGAGAAAGGATACACACTTCAAGGAGCTCAAGAGCATATTAAAAATAGTAAGGACAGCGTGGATGATAAAGCGGAGATTATAGAGTCGCTAAGAAACGTTCGCTCATTTCTCGAGGAAATGAAAAAGAACTTACCTTGA
- the dprA gene encoding DNA-processing protein DprA: MTSEKRYQIALSLISGIGPVLSKQLLNHFGTPENIFQASKGSIAKVEGIGAKLSRLLSNQDTLLKQADAIIEGSAKAEVEIHFYKDLSYPKRLLNISDAPLILYSRGKTNLNPLKSIGIVGTRKSTKYGADTTEKIMASARSNEPTIFSGLAYGIDIKAHEEALKQDLPTIGVLACGLDQVYPAGNRPIARKMLNNGGLISEYPVGTKADPRFFPARNRIIAGLSDALIIVEAAKKGGALITGNLAHGYDKPVFAVPGQLDKSNSAGCNQLIKTMKATIYTDFQDVVEALNWDISEPERLTVLTSKLERLTGREKTVVDTMLKNNQQMSIDDLSWQSQIPLNQLASILLQLEFEGLVTPLPGKEFRLCS, from the coding sequence TTGACCTCCGAAAAGCGTTATCAAATTGCGCTTTCTCTCATATCAGGTATAGGTCCAGTTTTATCCAAACAACTTCTCAATCACTTCGGCACTCCCGAAAACATCTTTCAAGCATCAAAAGGTAGCATTGCGAAAGTTGAAGGCATAGGTGCTAAATTGTCCAGACTCTTATCCAATCAAGACACCTTACTTAAGCAAGCAGATGCCATCATTGAGGGTTCCGCTAAAGCCGAAGTCGAGATACATTTTTACAAAGACTTATCCTATCCAAAAAGACTCCTGAACATATCAGATGCTCCGCTAATTCTCTATTCGAGAGGAAAAACTAATCTAAACCCGCTGAAATCAATTGGTATAGTTGGTACAAGAAAATCGACTAAATATGGTGCGGATACTACAGAAAAAATCATGGCCTCAGCTAGATCAAATGAACCTACGATTTTCTCTGGATTGGCTTATGGAATTGATATAAAAGCACACGAAGAAGCTCTAAAACAAGACTTACCTACCATTGGGGTGCTTGCTTGCGGATTAGATCAGGTTTATCCAGCTGGTAATCGGCCCATAGCTAGAAAAATGCTCAACAACGGTGGATTGATAAGTGAATACCCTGTGGGTACAAAAGCTGACCCGCGCTTTTTTCCAGCCCGCAATAGAATAATTGCTGGGCTTTCAGATGCTTTGATCATTGTAGAAGCTGCAAAAAAGGGTGGCGCTCTGATCACAGGAAATTTGGCGCATGGATATGATAAACCCGTTTTTGCCGTTCCTGGTCAATTGGATAAATCAAATTCGGCTGGTTGTAACCAGTTGATCAAAACAATGAAAGCCACTATTTATACTGATTTTCAAGATGTAGTTGAAGCATTGAATTGGGATATTTCTGAACCAGAAAGGCTTACCGTTTTAACCAGTAAACTTGAACGCCTTACGGGCCGAGAAAAAACCGTTGTTGACACTATGCTCAAAAATAATCAACAGATGAGTATTGATGATCTTAGTTGGCAAAGTCAAATCCCGTTAAACCAGTTAGCCTCAATTTTGCTACAGCTTGAATTTGAGGGGTTGGTTACTCCTTTACCGGGAAAAGAATTCCGGCTTTGTTCGTAA
- a CDS encoding serine hydrolase domain-containing protein, whose amino-acid sequence MSRRSVFIYLMITVLFSAVNAQTRPLLKSQKSTSLNIGVGDRLKDRPVNPIGFDVKKLDAEIETIMKRAIDSMAFPGGQVLIARKGLVFYHKAFGYHTYAKENKVQLTDLYDLASVTKTTAATLALMKLYDLGLFDPDQTMGYYFPKVAKGKKKELIMRDVLAHQAGLKAWIPYWSVSQKKNGRYRNRTVKSDSSAKYPYRISSSGLFMHKDFIEKRIYKLIRKSKVSDDKKYLYSGLTFYLIPDLVKRLTGKTFEEFLYDEFYIPLNAETLRFNAGELFPLERIVPTELDSFFRMQQLHGVVHDEGAAMMLGVSGNAGLFSNAEDLAKVYQMLLNGGEFDGKRYLSQDAITEFTRCQFCKSGNRRGLGFDKPLVQYDANLSSVAKDASPESYGHTGYTGTLVWADPANDLLFIFLSNRVYPTRNNSKIYQLNVRPDIHNLVYELIRIGQGTYTLGRHW is encoded by the coding sequence ATGTCGCGCCGATCGGTTTTTATATATCTTATGATCACAGTACTTTTTAGTGCTGTCAACGCCCAAACTCGACCATTGCTCAAGTCTCAAAAGTCGACTTCCTTAAATATTGGCGTAGGAGATAGATTAAAAGATAGACCAGTAAACCCAATTGGTTTCGACGTAAAGAAGCTAGACGCTGAAATAGAAACGATTATGAAAAGAGCTATCGATTCGATGGCTTTTCCGGGAGGGCAAGTTTTAATTGCTCGAAAAGGCCTGGTCTTTTATCATAAAGCATTTGGCTATCATACTTATGCTAAAGAAAACAAAGTCCAGCTCACGGATTTGTATGATTTAGCCTCAGTTACTAAGACTACAGCGGCCACTTTAGCATTAATGAAGTTGTACGATTTAGGCCTCTTCGATCCTGATCAAACTATGGGATACTACTTCCCCAAGGTAGCGAAGGGCAAAAAGAAGGAATTAATAATGCGAGATGTGTTGGCACATCAGGCAGGTTTGAAAGCATGGATTCCTTACTGGTCGGTATCGCAAAAGAAAAATGGAAGGTATAGGAACCGCACGGTGAAAAGTGATTCTTCAGCAAAGTATCCATACCGTATTTCTTCCTCTGGTCTGTTTATGCACAAAGATTTTATCGAAAAACGTATTTACAAGCTAATTAGAAAATCTAAAGTAAGTGACGATAAAAAGTATCTCTATTCAGGATTAACCTTCTATTTGATTCCAGACTTGGTGAAGCGGTTGACAGGCAAAACCTTCGAAGAGTTTCTCTATGATGAATTTTATATTCCCCTGAATGCCGAAACATTACGCTTCAACGCTGGAGAGCTATTTCCACTGGAAAGGATTGTGCCTACAGAATTGGATTCCTTTTTCCGAATGCAGCAATTACATGGTGTCGTGCATGACGAAGGAGCTGCTATGATGTTGGGTGTATCTGGAAATGCTGGACTATTTAGTAATGCCGAGGACTTAGCGAAAGTCTATCAAATGCTTTTGAATGGAGGAGAATTTGATGGTAAAAGATATTTAAGCCAAGATGCCATTACCGAATTTACGCGTTGCCAGTTTTGTAAAAGTGGAAATAGGAGAGGTCTTGGTTTTGATAAACCGTTGGTGCAATATGATGCCAACCTAAGTAGTGTGGCTAAAGACGCTAGTCCTGAAAGTTATGGACACACGGGGTATACTGGCACCTTAGTTTGGGCTGATCCCGCCAATGATTTACTATTCATTTTCTTGTCCAATCGGGTTTACCCAACCAGAAATAATAGTAAAATCTATCAACTCAACGTAAGACCTGATATACACAACTTGGTATATGAGCTCATCAGAATAGGACAGGGTACTTATACCTTAGGCAGGCACTGGTAA
- a CDS encoding hydroxymethylglutaryl-CoA lyase — protein MKIIECPRDAMQGLHQFIPTDKKASYINQLLKVGFDTIDFGSFVSPKAIPQLRDTSEVLDQLDLSETKTKLLAIVANLRGAEDAAKFDQIDYLGFPLSISEQFQKRNTNKSIAEALNTLSDIQDVCIRTNKTLVTYISMGFGNPYGEPFNEEIVAEFVDKQKSINASIISLSDTIGVAKPDAIERVFKHSIAAHPEIEFGAHFHSVPDKTNEKLKAALDAGCARFDSAIKGFGGCPMADDDLTGNIATEKLLAYLTEENRNSGLDMEAFQKAMIMSLDVFPVN, from the coding sequence ATGAAAATTATAGAGTGTCCGCGAGATGCCATGCAGGGCTTGCATCAGTTTATCCCTACGGATAAAAAGGCGAGTTATATCAACCAGCTACTCAAAGTTGGTTTCGATACGATCGATTTTGGCAGTTTTGTTTCGCCAAAAGCCATCCCTCAACTCAGAGACACCTCAGAAGTTTTAGACCAGCTCGATCTGTCAGAAACAAAGACAAAACTTTTGGCAATTGTTGCTAACCTGAGAGGTGCAGAGGATGCCGCTAAGTTTGATCAAATTGACTATTTAGGGTTTCCACTATCAATTTCTGAACAGTTTCAAAAGCGAAATACCAATAAGTCGATCGCTGAAGCTTTAAACACCCTTTCTGATATTCAAGATGTTTGTATTCGTACGAACAAGACCTTAGTCACCTATATCTCCATGGGATTCGGAAATCCTTATGGTGAACCTTTTAATGAAGAAATAGTCGCGGAGTTTGTCGATAAACAGAAGTCCATAAACGCAAGTATTATAAGCCTTTCTGATACGATTGGGGTAGCTAAACCCGACGCCATAGAACGTGTTTTTAAACATAGCATTGCGGCACATCCAGAAATAGAGTTTGGTGCACATTTTCATTCAGTACCCGATAAAACCAACGAAAAACTAAAAGCCGCTTTAGATGCTGGTTGTGCTCGATTCGACTCGGCCATTAAAGGTTTTGGTGGTTGTCCGATGGCCGATGACGACCTTACAGGAAATATTGCCACAGAAAAATTATTAGCATACTTGACCGAAGAAAATAGAAATTCGGGACTAGATATGGAGGCATTCCAAAAAGCTATGATTATGAGCTTAGACGTTTTTCCTGTTAATTGA
- a CDS encoding fasciclin domain-containing protein — translation MKTQKIMRSLFGAMFALMLTTSVANAQSKDIVGLAAGADNLKTLVAAVKAGGLVETLQGDGPFTVFAPTDEAFAALPKGTLDMLLKPENKDKLVAILTYHVVAGKVMSTDLSNGQKAATVNGQKVTVSIGNGDVKISGAKVIAADVKAKNGVVHIIDKVILPPNM, via the coding sequence ATGAAAACTCAAAAAATAATGAGATCACTTTTCGGTGCAATGTTCGCTTTAATGCTTACAACTTCAGTTGCTAACGCACAATCAAAAGATATTGTAGGTTTAGCTGCTGGAGCAGACAACCTTAAAACTTTAGTAGCTGCTGTGAAAGCAGGTGGTTTAGTAGAAACTTTACAAGGCGATGGTCCTTTTACAGTTTTTGCTCCAACCGATGAAGCATTTGCTGCTTTACCAAAAGGTACTTTAGATATGCTATTGAAGCCTGAAAACAAGGACAAATTAGTGGCTATCCTTACTTACCACGTTGTTGCTGGTAAAGTAATGTCTACGGACTTATCTAATGGCCAGAAAGCTGCTACTGTGAATGGACAAAAAGTTACTGTTTCTATTGGCAATGGTGACGTTAAGATTAGTGGAGCGAAAGTTATCGCTGCAGACGTGAAAGCAAAAAATGGAGTAGTACACATCATCGACAAGGTGATTTTACCTCCTAATATGTAA
- a CDS encoding anti-sigma factor — translation MDIKEYIKSGILEAYLAGELNTAEMIAVDEMAHKHPEIQDELNAIRDSINQYAQAEDKAPNKDILRKTLLSIKESEKEQFLQVLEDEEIKIKRVNVVPAWSIAASILLVMSLGFNYMFYTQFKSAKDQLTVLEASQETLANQVDNNRLELQYAELRIAHFLNEDNIHVRMDGLDVSPESFANVFWNKNNNSVFISVDNLPEPPHGHQYQLWAIKPGLAPIDAGIFDHSKLVQELKVIKGNVQAFAVTLEKEGGSPIATVEKTFVKGFLKKS, via the coding sequence ATGGATATAAAAGAATACATAAAATCTGGCATACTAGAAGCCTATCTGGCGGGTGAATTAAACACCGCTGAAATGATAGCTGTGGACGAGATGGCACATAAGCATCCTGAAATTCAAGATGAGCTAAATGCTATTCGTGACAGTATTAACCAGTACGCCCAAGCTGAAGATAAAGCACCGAATAAAGATATACTCCGTAAAACACTCTTGTCCATTAAAGAGTCAGAGAAAGAACAATTTTTACAAGTATTGGAAGACGAAGAAATAAAAATTAAGAGAGTAAATGTAGTCCCAGCATGGTCTATAGCCGCGAGTATTCTTTTGGTGATGAGTTTAGGGTTCAATTATATGTTCTACACTCAGTTTAAAAGTGCAAAAGACCAATTGACAGTTCTTGAAGCAAGTCAAGAAACATTGGCAAATCAAGTTGATAATAATAGACTAGAGCTTCAATATGCTGAGCTCAGAATAGCACATTTCTTAAATGAAGATAATATCCATGTGCGTATGGATGGCTTGGATGTTTCTCCAGAGTCCTTTGCCAACGTATTTTGGAATAAGAATAATAACTCAGTTTTTATCAGTGTTGATAATCTTCCGGAGCCGCCACACGGACATCAGTATCAATTGTGGGCGATCAAACCGGGTCTAGCCCCAATCGACGCAGGCATTTTCGATCATAGTAAGCTTGTTCAGGAGTTGAAAGTGATCAAAGGAAACGTTCAAGCCTTTGCCGTAACCCTTGAAAAAGAAGGTGGAAGTCCAATTGCTACAGTAGAAAAAACCTTTGTTAAAGGTTTTTTGAAAAAAAGTTAG
- a CDS encoding RNA polymerase sigma factor: protein MNHPAESFVASTSIEDKIAYLLADKDKQAVSLVFEHYGSLLLNIINRVVQDDAMSEDVLQTVLLKIWENGINFDASKGTLFTWLARISRNAAIDKTRTKDFRLTQESKQTPEVVNMAEEVLVEDEAEKIYLKQLISSLPADHQQLINMSFFEGYTHKEICEQLKIPLGTVKTRIRLAIKQLRSII from the coding sequence GTGAATCATCCAGCAGAATCATTTGTGGCCTCAACGTCAATCGAAGACAAAATTGCCTACCTGTTAGCCGATAAGGACAAACAGGCGGTAAGTCTAGTATTTGAGCATTATGGCAGTCTATTGTTGAACATCATCAATAGGGTGGTCCAAGACGATGCCATGAGTGAAGATGTTTTGCAAACAGTTTTATTGAAAATTTGGGAAAATGGTATCAACTTTGACGCTTCGAAGGGTACGCTTTTCACTTGGCTTGCTAGAATTAGCCGCAATGCAGCTATAGACAAGACCAGAACGAAAGACTTTCGATTGACGCAAGAATCCAAACAGACTCCTGAAGTCGTAAATATGGCAGAGGAAGTACTTGTAGAGGATGAAGCTGAGAAGATTTACCTAAAGCAACTTATCTCTAGCTTGCCTGCAGATCATCAGCAGTTAATCAACATGTCTTTCTTTGAAGGGTATACGCACAAGGAGATTTGTGAGCAATTGAAAATCCCTTTGGGAACTGTTAAAACTAGAATTAGGCTTGCCATAAAACAGCTAAGGTCTATTATCTAA
- a CDS encoding DEAD/DEAH box helicase — translation MTFKSLGLSQSLLHAIDKVGYDQPSPIQEKVIPVILDRKDVLASAQTGTGKTAGFTLPILEILSQEKQRKRKPIRSLILTPTRELAAQIYDNVNAYSEFLHLDTAVIFGGVKQQAQVRALKNGVDILVATPGRLLDLHNQRLLFLDQIQILVLDEADRMLDMGFLRDIKKILSIIPDRRQNLLFSATFSKQIKELAGSFMYDPEMVEATPENTAVEKIIQKIIHVDKGNKATLLIKMIAEGDWQQVLVFTRTKHGANRLSKKFDQRGITSRAIHGDKSQGARTNALAGFKEGTVRVLVATDIAARGLDIPLLPHVVNYELPNVSEDYVHRIGRTGRAGASGEAISLVTADEMELVLGIEKLLGEKIPSQVIAGFEPKDKVGTHPIKKATQVSKKPKETPKKKKWSYSKNQPSAKNNHPQKPKSKKRRY, via the coding sequence ATGACATTCAAATCATTAGGATTATCCCAATCCTTATTACATGCCATCGATAAAGTTGGCTACGATCAACCATCTCCGATTCAAGAAAAAGTTATTCCAGTAATACTCGATCGTAAAGACGTATTAGCATCTGCGCAAACTGGAACAGGAAAAACTGCTGGTTTTACTTTGCCCATTTTGGAGATTCTCTCCCAAGAGAAACAGCGTAAGAGAAAGCCAATAAGATCATTAATTCTGACGCCAACGCGTGAATTAGCGGCCCAGATTTATGATAATGTTAATGCATATAGCGAATTTCTCCACCTAGATACTGCCGTGATTTTTGGTGGCGTAAAGCAACAGGCACAAGTTAGAGCATTAAAAAACGGGGTCGATATTTTAGTAGCGACACCAGGCAGGTTACTCGATTTACACAACCAGAGACTACTATTCTTAGATCAAATTCAGATTCTTGTATTGGATGAGGCCGATCGTATGCTAGACATGGGCTTCTTAAGAGACATTAAGAAGATTCTTTCGATTATTCCCGATAGGAGACAGAATCTCTTGTTTTCGGCTACATTCTCAAAACAGATAAAAGAACTAGCGGGATCATTTATGTATGATCCAGAAATGGTTGAGGCGACGCCTGAGAATACCGCTGTGGAGAAAATTATCCAAAAAATCATCCATGTGGACAAAGGAAACAAAGCTACTCTCTTGATTAAAATGATTGCTGAAGGAGATTGGCAACAAGTACTAGTTTTTACTCGGACGAAACACGGGGCAAATAGGTTGAGCAAGAAATTTGATCAACGTGGTATAACATCAAGGGCTATTCATGGCGATAAGAGCCAAGGTGCAAGAACTAATGCATTGGCAGGGTTTAAAGAAGGCACTGTCCGTGTTTTGGTGGCTACCGATATAGCAGCTCGTGGTTTAGATATTCCATTATTACCACATGTCGTCAATTATGAACTTCCTAATGTTTCAGAAGACTATGTTCATAGGATAGGTCGGACAGGAAGGGCAGGAGCAAGTGGCGAAGCTATTTCTTTGGTTACTGCTGACGAAATGGAGCTTGTACTGGGAATTGAAAAACTATTGGGAGAGAAAATTCCAAGCCAGGTTATCGCAGGATTTGAACCCAAAGATAAAGTAGGCACGCACCCAATAAAAAAGGCTACTCAAGTTTCTAAAAAGCCCAAGGAAACTCCAAAAAAGAAGAAATGGAGCTACTCAAAGAATCAGCCTTCGGCAAAAAACAATCATCCTCAAAAACCCAAAAGTAAGAAAAGAAGGTACTAA
- the metF gene encoding methylenetetrahydrofolate reductase [NAD(P)H]: MKVTDHIKKAKGETLFSFEILPPKKGESVQSIFNAIDPLMEFKPPFIDVTYHREEYVYKDRGNDLLEKVSTRKRPGTVGICAAIINKYGVDAVPHIICGGFSKEETENALIDLDFLGIDNVLVLRGDAIKSEGRFVPEPNGHSYASELLRQVTNLNNGEYLHEEVKQNETDFCVGVAGYPEKHFEAPSLKSDLKYLKQKVDMGAEYIVTQMFFDNQKYFDFVEKCKNAGIDVPIIPGLKPITALKQMSVLPSVFHVDLPDDLVDALDDCKDNQSAREVGIEWAIQQSKELKAAGVPCLHYYTMSKSQVTKRIAEALF; the protein is encoded by the coding sequence ATGAAAGTAACAGATCATATAAAAAAAGCTAAAGGGGAGACACTGTTTAGCTTTGAAATTCTCCCGCCGAAAAAAGGCGAAAGCGTACAAAGTATCTTTAATGCTATCGATCCTTTGATGGAGTTTAAGCCACCATTTATCGATGTTACTTATCATAGGGAAGAGTACGTTTACAAGGACCGCGGAAATGATCTGCTAGAAAAAGTATCAACGCGTAAACGCCCAGGCACGGTTGGGATTTGTGCAGCCATTATCAATAAATATGGGGTAGATGCGGTTCCTCACATTATCTGCGGCGGTTTCTCAAAGGAGGAAACAGAGAATGCTTTAATCGATCTAGATTTCTTAGGGATAGATAATGTACTCGTATTACGAGGTGACGCCATAAAATCAGAAGGACGTTTTGTGCCAGAACCTAATGGACACTCTTATGCAAGTGAGTTATTGCGCCAAGTCACCAATCTAAATAACGGCGAGTATCTGCATGAAGAAGTCAAGCAAAACGAGACGGATTTTTGTGTAGGAGTAGCCGGATACCCAGAAAAACATTTCGAAGCGCCTAGCTTAAAGTCCGACCTGAAATATTTGAAGCAAAAGGTCGACATGGGGGCGGAATATATCGTGACACAAATGTTTTTTGATAATCAGAAATACTTCGACTTTGTAGAAAAATGCAAGAACGCTGGGATTGACGTACCGATTATTCCAGGTTTAAAGCCAATTACCGCCTTAAAACAAATGAGTGTGTTGCCAAGTGTATTCCATGTGGATTTACCTGATGATTTGGTGGATGCCTTAGATGACTGCAAAGACAATCAATCAGCACGAGAAGTAGGTATAGAATGGGCAATTCAGCAATCCAAAGAGCTAAAGGCGGCAGGCGTACCATGTTTACACTATTATACAATGAGTAAATCACAAGTGACTAAGCGCATTGCGGAAGCACTCTTCTGA